TCACCACCATTATTCAGCACTGCAGTCATTTTTTCGTAAACCTCTTTATCTTTAGCGTTCAATTCGTTCAGAGACAAATTACCTGGACTTTTCTCTTGCAGCCAGAAGAAGTATCTTTCGTTGGAAGAGAAGACTAAAGCAAATATTCTGCCACTTTTACTAGATTTTATTGGAACCCACATTGTCTCCCCGGGAatcaaaattaaagaaatagGATCCAGTTCTCTCCCAGTTGGCTTTTCCGTGGGACGCCATTCAAAATCCCAGAACCCCaattcctcttcttcatttggTTTAATCTCAACCTCACCCTGAACTGGGATTGGTGTACATAGGCGTGACTCTTCGTTATATTCACAGATACCGGCCCTAAACTTGATCACGGTTGAACTCATACTCCTCGGTACTATATTATGAAACTAAACCCAATTAATTACTTACATAGCTGTAGCAAAACCCCTTATGGAGCCTAACGTCTAGTCATTATCATACACTAATTAATTCAAGCTTTCGCCACCTCGGTAAACATATATCACAAGGTACGAAGAAATTATCATTGAAATGCATCAATAATACAATGTCAGGGAGAGGATGACTAGAGGAAATAAGAGTCTTCCAATACGTTGAAATAACAAGTTTGGTTACTGTTCTGGTCTACAAGTGCTCAATCGAGGTTTGAAAGGGTAATATATTACCCAAATAGAATAGAAGATTTTCCATTCAGGGAAAATACTGTCACAATGTCGCAACAAGATTCCCAGCGCTGGCTGCCCACGGATCGGCTAATATATGGGGTGCTTGTTAAATCATTTCTTCCCCTAAAGAGGCATCCTGAACTGGTATATGAAAGTAGCAATTATGCGAATGTATACGTGGGCGCAGAAGTTTACGTTTTCGAAGAATCCATGGATAAGAAGTGGTGCAGGGCGTACCAATGTTTGCGACCCTTTCCCGAGGAATTTATATCGAATATGAATTCAGCAAATGATGTTCTACCAGATGTAAAACCAAAAGTAGTaatctttccaagaaaatttgtTCACTTCGAAGCTGAAAAAGCTGTCAGCACCAtgccatttttcaaagcacCGAGTGCGGATGATTTTGAACCCTTGATTAGTAAAGAATGCGAGTCTCGCTCATTTTGTGACAGCCTATATGTTAGTTCTACCGATGATATATCCACTGGTaagccaaaaaaagtacCGAGACCTCCGTTTCCTTTCTTCagatatcaaaaaagacCCTTTAAGGATGAAATGGGTCCTATGCTATCTCTTATTTCTTCGCATGTTTATTCGATGTATTCAATTGGGGAGTTTACGATATACaggaaaatgataaagttGTATTATGATTTGGACACTATACGATTTAGGTTGTCAATGGATTTGACCACAGAAACcgaaaaaatcaatttgaTAAGAGAAGCAACGTCCTTGAGAACGAAAATTGCAAAGTTTTTGTCTTCCACATAtaggaaaaataaactcATTGCCAATTCTACCCCAAGAAACCCTGATCCATATGGCTTTGAAGGAATCTTCGCCAGAGATATAAGTACTGGTGAATTGCTTTCGTACGATATCGATGAACTAAGGATTTTGGTATCATCTTCAATGCTTTGCGGCCTAACTAATAACTTCCCTATGGTAGCTGCGGTAGAGCCAAAGGGTGAATCTTCATCCAACGGAATATTCGGTACCGTTAGATCAAGCATTTTGGTTAACTTAAAAGATCTGGCGTGGGATCCATCCATATCGAATCCCAAATACCAAGAGCTTTCCATTTGTGTATACTTGAGGACCCAAAAAGATGTGCTCACTGAGTCATTCACCATGACAAAGTCGTCAAATATGGAATCTGCGTTAGACGAAATTCCTGCAATGCTATTTAAAAGCATTTTAGAGACAATAGTTCAGAAAAATAAGATATACCTGGTGGTAGTTCTGAAGGAATCAGTAGcaattgaaacaaaaaaccCTCCATTAATTTCATCATACAACATATCCACCCAACAGCCAAATCCACATTCCTCATTTTCTCCATTCAATTCGCTTCTTGAAAGCAAGATTGGTCATGTAAAAAAGGGCTTGGCCGCGGGAGTGATCGATATATC
This genomic window from Saccharomyces kudriavzevii IFO 1802 strain IFO1802 genome assembly, chromosome: 12 contains:
- the RPN13 gene encoding proteasome regulatory particle lid subunit RPN13 (similar to Saccharomyces cerevisiae RPN13 (YLR421C); ancestral locus Anc_4.295), with the translated sequence MSSTVIKFRAGICEYNEESRLCTPIPVQGEVEIKPNEEEELGFWDFEWRPTEKPTGRELDPISLILIPGETMWVPIKSSKSGRIFALVFSSNERYFFWLQEKSPGNLSLNELNAKDKEVYEKMTAVLNNGGESDNEEESHDEKQKIQDVDVDVDVDMQD